The following proteins are co-located in the Candidatus Thorarchaeota archaeon genome:
- a CDS encoding 2-phospho-L-lactate transferase — translation MPGMRVTALCGGVGGAKLVLGLHSILRPGELTVIGNTGDDIELFGLHISPDLDIVMYTLAGLVDQVKGWGIRDDTFAFLETASSVYGQERWFNIGDRDLATHVLRTQLLREKLSLTRVTATLCDLLGLSTRILPMSDDPVQTHVRIADGSLIHFEEYFVKRGCQDDVCGVEYVGSESAVVPPAVLGAIEDADVIVVCPSNPVASIGPILSVRGVRQALEKSTVPIVGVSPLVGGRAVKGPTEKFMKGLGMPVSPAAVADYYGFLSHYVIDRLDAGLKHTLEERGLHVTVTDTVMTTLESKKSLAETVILESLGRAAHL, via the coding sequence ATGCCAGGGATGAGAGTCACAGCGTTGTGTGGTGGGGTTGGCGGGGCGAAGCTCGTCCTCGGTCTGCACTCTATACTGCGACCGGGCGAACTCACCGTGATAGGTAACACTGGCGATGACATCGAGCTCTTTGGTCTGCACATCTCACCCGACCTTGACATAGTGATGTACACGCTCGCGGGACTGGTAGATCAGGTGAAGGGCTGGGGTATTCGGGACGACACATTCGCATTCCTTGAAACGGCTTCCAGTGTTTATGGGCAAGAGCGGTGGTTCAACATCGGAGACCGTGACCTTGCGACGCACGTTCTGAGGACACAGCTTCTGAGGGAGAAGCTATCACTCACAAGGGTCACTGCCACGCTCTGCGACCTGCTCGGTCTGAGCACTCGCATCCTCCCCATGAGCGACGACCCAGTTCAGACTCATGTGAGGATAGCAGATGGCTCTCTGATCCACTTCGAGGAGTACTTTGTCAAGAGGGGATGCCAAGACGACGTCTGCGGTGTCGAGTATGTGGGCTCTGAGTCCGCAGTCGTCCCACCAGCAGTGCTTGGGGCGATAGAAGACGCAGATGTGATAGTCGTCTGCCCCAGCAACCCGGTCGCGTCAATCGGTCCCATCCTCTCTGTTCGCGGGGTGAGGCAAGCACTTGAGAAGTCCACGGTTCCAATTGTTGGTGTCAGTCCACTAGTTGGGGGGCGAGCGGTGAAAGGACCCACTGAGAAGTTCATGAAGGGGCTCGGAATGCCAGTGTCACCCGCTGCCGTTGCAGACTACTATGGCTTTCTGTCGCACTACGTGATTGACAGGCTGGATGCGGGACTAAAACACACCCTGGAAGAGAGAGGTCTTCATGT